In Paenibacillus sp. G2S3, a single window of DNA contains:
- a CDS encoding LuxR C-terminal-related transcriptional regulator, which produces MIVGTKLHIPRVRKTLVSRPRLMRKLNEGMDYKLTLISAQAGYGKTTALSEWIGHCDTQVAWVSLDMQDNDWAQFWSYVTASIQERCPRFGSTVQPLLMNGPSMTLEPAIVALLNELNNLTSELIIILDDYHVIETPTIHQSMAYLLEHLPPHIHLYIVSRTDLTIPTTRLLAKGELHRIIMQDLRFQLDEGFEFFRDTTDLQLTKDQITELYDQTEGWISGLQLAAISLKRSDNIAVSIQQFRGKQQHISDYLLEEVFHHLPDSVRTFLLETSVLNRMNHSLCQAVTGQMNCQEQLEKLVHLNLFVIPLDDQRNWYRYHHLLSDFLQQILFRTDPKKWMQVHTRAANWLEEHGFDEEAVEHYIEGKRFADAVRLIEKNLHTLVQSKSVVLIRWVSALPENSFAEKPMIELFYISVLLGVGEWKTAFKRVEQAEIRFLALQGKMDDAQWNQIMGNIYFFCSVTTYLQKDLERTSAYFELVEQFVPEGSLFQTMGRNRYQGNDVFDDHLALINDLHAAEAFLLKWITVWENKQEYPFVGYLYASYSKLLYEWNRLDEAERYASKVLERKDMQPFARILIHNYTSASRIQQAKGDPARASQLLIQLKLQIDSPDYDLFMLGIEAEQACLSLQQGSMQTALTWLGKCGLAHTDEIPMNRIAEYLALAKVLAACERSEKALQVLDQLNLLLSKENRLRDQIKVCIAQSMTFESIGRTEEAHLHLETALHLAEPEGYIRSFMDEGSKMEELLSTYLKIQIGSLIRNPKVSLFYVKQLIQAFNVTMEGKPSLKEILTEQEMKVLHLIASGLSNKEIADKLFVTGETVKFHIKNMYRKLGVNNRVQALQCFNTFI; this is translated from the coding sequence TTGATTGTTGGAACGAAACTCCATATCCCTCGTGTTCGTAAAACTTTGGTCTCTCGCCCAAGGCTGATGCGTAAACTTAATGAAGGAATGGACTACAAGTTGACGCTTATTTCTGCTCAAGCCGGTTATGGCAAAACCACAGCATTAAGTGAATGGATTGGACATTGTGATACGCAAGTAGCTTGGGTTTCATTAGATATGCAGGATAACGATTGGGCTCAGTTTTGGAGTTATGTAACAGCCTCTATCCAGGAGCGTTGCCCTAGGTTTGGATCAACGGTTCAACCCCTTCTGATGAATGGGCCTTCTATGACTTTGGAGCCAGCGATAGTAGCGCTATTGAATGAGTTAAATAACTTAACAAGTGAACTAATTATTATTCTTGATGATTATCATGTCATCGAAACCCCCACAATACATCAGTCTATGGCTTATCTACTTGAGCATTTACCTCCCCATATTCATCTATATATCGTTAGTCGAACCGATTTGACCATACCTACTACCAGGCTTTTGGCAAAAGGTGAGTTACATCGAATCATCATGCAGGATCTGCGTTTTCAACTGGATGAGGGATTTGAATTTTTTCGGGATACAACTGATTTGCAATTAACCAAAGATCAAATTACCGAGCTTTATGATCAGACCGAAGGGTGGATCAGCGGCCTGCAGCTGGCGGCGATCAGTCTAAAGCGAAGTGACAATATAGCTGTATCCATTCAGCAATTTAGAGGTAAACAGCAGCATATATCCGATTATTTGCTAGAAGAAGTATTTCATCATCTTCCGGATTCCGTACGCACTTTCTTACTGGAAACTTCTGTTTTAAATCGGATGAATCATTCCTTGTGTCAAGCTGTAACCGGTCAAATGAACTGCCAAGAGCAATTGGAGAAGTTAGTCCATTTGAATTTATTCGTGATCCCCTTGGATGATCAAAGGAATTGGTACAGGTATCATCATTTGCTTTCTGACTTTTTGCAACAAATATTGTTCAGAACAGATCCAAAAAAGTGGATGCAAGTACATACTCGAGCGGCAAATTGGCTGGAGGAGCATGGTTTTGATGAAGAAGCGGTGGAACATTATATAGAAGGAAAACGGTTCGCAGATGCTGTTCGTTTGATCGAGAAGAATCTTCATACGTTGGTGCAATCGAAAAGCGTTGTTTTGATTCGATGGGTGTCTGCTTTGCCGGAGAACTCTTTTGCAGAGAAGCCGATGATTGAATTGTTTTATATCTCTGTATTGCTGGGAGTTGGAGAATGGAAGACGGCATTTAAGAGAGTAGAGCAGGCTGAAATTCGGTTTCTAGCGTTGCAGGGGAAAATGGATGATGCCCAGTGGAATCAGATTATGGGTAATATTTACTTTTTCTGTTCAGTTACCACCTATTTGCAAAAGGACCTTGAGCGAACGTCGGCATACTTTGAGCTCGTAGAGCAATTCGTGCCAGAAGGTAGTTTGTTTCAAACGATGGGGCGTAATCGATATCAAGGGAATGATGTGTTTGATGATCACTTGGCACTTATTAATGATCTTCACGCAGCGGAAGCCTTCCTATTAAAATGGATTACAGTTTGGGAGAACAAACAGGAGTATCCTTTTGTTGGTTATTTGTATGCTTCTTATAGCAAATTGCTCTATGAATGGAATCGATTGGACGAAGCTGAACGGTATGCAAGTAAAGTCCTTGAACGTAAGGACATGCAGCCTTTCGCACGGATTTTGATTCACAATTACACTAGTGCTTCACGGATTCAGCAAGCCAAAGGAGATCCAGCGCGTGCATCACAGCTGCTTATACAGTTGAAACTGCAAATTGACTCTCCTGACTATGATTTGTTTATGTTAGGTATTGAAGCGGAGCAAGCTTGTTTATCTTTACAGCAGGGTTCGATGCAAACAGCTCTGACATGGCTAGGGAAATGCGGTTTGGCACATACGGATGAGATTCCCATGAATCGAATTGCAGAGTATCTAGCTTTGGCAAAAGTACTTGCAGCCTGCGAACGTTCAGAGAAAGCCTTACAAGTATTGGATCAACTGAATCTGTTATTATCTAAGGAAAATCGTCTCCGAGATCAAATTAAGGTATGTATTGCGCAAAGTATGACGTTTGAGTCCATCGGCCGCACAGAGGAAGCTCATCTGCACTTGGAGACCGCACTACATCTAGCAGAGCCAGAAGGTTATATTCGGAGCTTTATGGATGAAGGTTCTAAGATGGAGGAACTGCTATCTACTTATCTGAAGATACAGATAGGTAGTCTAATTCGCAATCCAAAGGTTTCATTGTTCTATGTGAAGCAGTTGATCCAGGCTTTTAATGTAACCATGGAAGGCAAGCCATCTCTCAAGGAAATACTAACGGAACAGGAAATGAAAGTTCTACATTTAATCGCAAGTGGGCTGTCGAATAAAGAAATCGCCGACAAGCTATTTGTTACAGGTGAAACAGTGAAATTTCATATTAAAAATATGTATAGAAAGCTTGGAGTAAACAATCGTGTACAAGCGCTCCAATGTTTCAATACATTCATATAA